A part of Hippea maritima DSM 10411 genomic DNA contains:
- a CDS encoding ROK family protein, whose amino-acid sequence MKNYLAVDIGGSYIRYIAVIEEDEFRGKAITKNIDIVSFLSVLIERYGIEKMVVSLAGQVFDGFIIASPNVDITNSFDFSGYFRSKYNIEVMLENDLNCAAVAEAGYFDAENIAVVYSGSGIGAGVVDNGKIIRGFRNLALELGHIPYKKAPFRCGCGKNNCLELFASSSGIKKWLKLKGADEGFTLNEISLDPELKWIADQYKEALVFGVSVVITLFNPEVVVLGGGIIKSNEWLLNYVKQKLPEFALNVSLEGVNIEISQLEDGSLEGARILAEGRFDES is encoded by the coding sequence ATGAAGAATTACTTGGCCGTTGATATAGGCGGTAGCTATATCCGATATATTGCAGTTATTGAAGAGGATGAGTTTAGAGGCAAGGCAATTACAAAAAATATAGATATAGTTAGTTTTTTGTCGGTATTGATAGAAAGATATGGCATAGAAAAGATGGTCGTATCGCTTGCAGGACAGGTTTTTGATGGTTTTATCATTGCATCACCCAATGTAGATATAACAAACAGTTTTGATTTTAGCGGTTATTTTCGCTCCAAATACAACATAGAGGTTATGCTTGAGAATGATTTAAATTGTGCTGCCGTTGCCGAGGCGGGTTATTTTGATGCAGAAAATATTGCCGTTGTTTATTCTGGTAGCGGTATAGGAGCAGGTGTTGTTGATAATGGTAAGATCATAAGGGGTTTTAGAAACTTGGCTTTGGAGCTTGGGCATATACCATACAAGAAAGCCCCGTTTAGATGCGGATGTGGCAAGAATAACTGTTTAGAGCTTTTTGCATCATCAAGCGGCATAAAAAAATGGTTAAAACTCAAAGGTGCCGATGAGGGCTTTACACTTAATGAGATATCCTTAGACCCTGAGCTGAAATGGATAGCAGATCAATACAAAGAAGCTTTAGTTTTTGGTGTTTCTGTTGTTATAACGCTATTCAATCCAGAGGTTGTTGTTCTTGGTGGGGGAATTATAAAATCTAATGAATGGCTTTTGAATTATGTGAAACAAAAGCTGCCAGAGTTTGCACTCAATGTTAGTCTTGAAGGTGTTAATATAGAGATATCCCAGCTTGAGGATGGTTCACTTGAGGGTGCAAGAATCTTAGCTGAAGGTAGATTCGATGAGTCTTAA
- a CDS encoding glycogen synthase: MSLNVLFVVSEVEGFAKTGGLADVGYALPKALAEIGHNVVVVMPRYYVIDKNTLEHIPISSDVLLGESTLRFGAFKSKLLDSDVDIYFVDYEAFFGRKGLYDDGFVAYHDNAERFIFFSKAALELSKSIGFKPDIVHLNDWQTAAAGVVLRHDDYFRDSAVVLTIHNLQHQGFFDKQKFGLLNVDWSHFNPFEFEALGGLNLLKGGIALADAITTVSKKYSQEIQTPQFGFGLHEHIKAHSFKLFGILNGVDYKQWNPKTDRFIKSNYDIDSLENKQRCKEELVSIFNLSLNDNTPLIGFIGRLVKQKGIELLAASIEDVLKRLDVGFVLLGAGELWAEQFFSNIAARFRDRFGCFIGYSYELAHKIEAGCDMFLMPSLFEPCGLNQIYSLRYATLPIVRAVGGLDDTVKNYDTKTGEGWGFKFWDATPKALFDTVKWAISVFKENKKDFTAMQKRAMQLRFDWKNSAKNYVDVYSWARIYKRLKNG, from the coding sequence ATGAGTCTTAATGTTTTGTTTGTTGTAAGTGAGGTTGAGGGCTTTGCAAAGACCGGTGGCCTTGCCGATGTAGGCTATGCTTTACCTAAGGCTTTAGCTGAAATTGGTCATAATGTCGTTGTTGTTATGCCGCGATATTATGTGATAGATAAAAACACTTTAGAGCACATACCAATAAGCTCCGATGTATTGCTTGGAGAAAGTACTTTAAGGTTTGGTGCTTTTAAGTCTAAACTTTTAGATAGTGATGTGGATATATATTTTGTAGATTATGAGGCATTCTTTGGTAGGAAAGGTCTGTATGATGATGGTTTTGTAGCCTATCATGACAATGCTGAGCGGTTCATATTCTTCTCAAAAGCGGCTCTTGAGCTTTCAAAGTCTATAGGTTTTAAGCCCGATATAGTTCACTTGAATGATTGGCAGACAGCCGCTGCAGGTGTTGTGTTGAGGCATGACGATTACTTTAGGGATTCTGCTGTTGTCTTAACGATACACAACCTGCAACATCAGGGCTTTTTTGATAAGCAGAAGTTTGGTCTTTTGAATGTTGATTGGAGTCATTTCAATCCGTTTGAGTTTGAGGCCTTAGGGGGATTGAATCTTCTAAAAGGCGGAATAGCTTTGGCCGATGCTATAACAACTGTAAGTAAAAAATATTCGCAGGAGATACAAACTCCACAGTTTGGTTTTGGTCTGCATGAGCATATAAAAGCCCACAGCTTTAAGCTCTTTGGGATTTTAAACGGCGTTGATTACAAACAATGGAATCCAAAAACAGACAGATTCATAAAGTCAAATTACGATATTGATTCCTTAGAAAACAAACAGAGATGCAAAGAGGAGTTAGTGTCTATATTCAACTTAAGTTTAAATGATAATACGCCTTTAATTGGTTTTATTGGTAGATTGGTGAAGCAGAAGGGAATAGAATTGCTTGCTGCATCTATAGAGGATGTGCTTAAAAGGTTGGATGTAGGTTTTGTTTTGCTTGGGGCTGGTGAGTTATGGGCTGAACAGTTTTTTAGTAATATTGCAGCAAGGTTTAGGGATAGATTTGGCTGTTTTATCGGTTATTCGTATGAGCTTGCCCATAAGATTGAGGCTGGTTGCGATATGTTTTTAATGCCATCCCTTTTTGAACCGTGTGGCTTGAACCAGATTTATTCGCTGAGATATGCAACACTTCCTATTGTTAGAGCTGTGGGTGGGCTTGATGATACGGTAAAAAACTACGATACGAAAACAGGTGAAGGTTGGGGGTTTAAATTTTGGGATGCCACACCTAAGGCTTTGTTTGATACGGTAAAATGGGCGATAAGTGTTTTTAAAGAGAATAAAAAAGACTTTACAGCCATGCAAAAAAGAGCAATGCAGCTTAGATTTGATTGGAAAAACTCAGCCAAAAACTATGTTGATGTGTATTCTTGGGCTAGAATATATAAAAGGTTGAAAAATGGATAG
- the glgB gene encoding 1,4-alpha-glucan branching protein GlgB: MDSLSLLSDYDVYLFKEGTHTKIYEKLGCHLFKNGAYFAVWAPNAKYVSVVGDFNGYNKDKDPLVLRDDGSGIWEGFVSGVKKGQTYKFYIASKFGGEFLKADPVAFYYETPPKSASVVWSLEYVWHDSEWMKNRASKNRFDSPISIYEVHLGSFMRKVEENNRWLTYKELADKLLCYVKDMGFTHIELLPITEHPFDGSWGYQTIGYFAPTSRYGTPQDFMEFVDIMHQGGVGVILDWVPSHFATDGHGLLNFDGTCLYEHKDPRLGYHPQWRSAIFNYGRNEVREFLISSAVFWLEKYHIDGLRVDGVASMLYRDFARKDGEWIPNKYGGRENLEAIDFLKQLNKTVYSMFDGVMSIAEESTSFPKVSWPVHEGGLGFGFKWNMGWMHDTLKYFKTDPLFRQHHHNELTFSIWYAFSENFILPLSHDEVVHMKGSLVNKMPGGYDEKFANLRALFAYMMSHPGKKLLFMGGEFAQFSEWDYARSLDWHLLDYPHHKGVQNLIKDLNAIYKNNPAFWKYDNENKGFEWIDVNNAPQNIIAFLRKADKNEQIVAVIGNFSGRVWNNYPLRLPFGGEWVEIFNSQDEKYNGLGKKRPMHYKAQLCSDCSNFNYFISVDLLPLSVSFFVSESNPNL, encoded by the coding sequence ATGGATAGCCTATCATTGCTTAGCGATTACGATGTGTATTTATTTAAAGAGGGAACGCATACCAAGATATACGAAAAATTGGGATGTCACTTGTTTAAAAATGGTGCATATTTTGCCGTATGGGCTCCAAATGCTAAATATGTAAGTGTTGTAGGGGATTTTAATGGCTACAATAAAGATAAAGATCCACTTGTTTTAAGGGATGACGGCTCTGGAATATGGGAGGGTTTTGTAAGTGGTGTAAAGAAAGGGCAAACCTATAAGTTTTATATAGCTTCTAAATTTGGTGGTGAGTTTCTAAAAGCCGACCCTGTAGCCTTCTACTATGAAACACCACCAAAATCTGCCTCCGTTGTCTGGAGCCTTGAGTATGTTTGGCATGATAGTGAGTGGATGAAAAATAGAGCATCAAAAAATAGATTTGATTCTCCAATTTCGATATATGAGGTTCATTTAGGCTCTTTTATGCGCAAGGTTGAAGAAAATAACAGGTGGCTCACATATAAAGAGCTGGCAGATAAGCTTTTATGTTATGTTAAGGATATGGGTTTTACCCATATTGAACTTCTGCCTATAACGGAACACCCCTTTGACGGCTCATGGGGATATCAAACCATAGGCTATTTCGCTCCTACATCACGGTACGGTACTCCTCAAGATTTTATGGAATTTGTTGATATTATGCATCAGGGGGGTGTAGGTGTAATTTTGGATTGGGTTCCATCACATTTTGCTACCGACGGACATGGGTTGTTGAATTTTGATGGAACTTGCCTTTATGAGCATAAAGACCCAAGGCTTGGTTATCATCCACAGTGGAGAAGCGCCATATTCAACTACGGACGTAATGAGGTTAGAGAATTCCTTATAAGTAGTGCAGTATTTTGGCTTGAAAAATATCATATAGATGGGTTAAGGGTTGATGGCGTTGCAAGCATGCTATACAGGGATTTTGCAAGAAAAGACGGGGAATGGATACCTAATAAATACGGTGGCAGGGAAAACCTTGAAGCCATAGACTTTCTAAAACAGCTAAATAAAACGGTCTATTCTATGTTTGATGGGGTTATGAGTATAGCTGAGGAGTCAACATCTTTTCCTAAGGTTAGCTGGCCAGTACATGAGGGCGGTCTGGGTTTTGGTTTTAAATGGAATATGGGATGGATGCATGATACATTGAAGTATTTCAAAACCGATCCTCTATTTAGGCAACATCACCACAATGAGTTAACCTTTAGTATTTGGTATGCCTTCAGTGAAAATTTCATACTGCCTTTAAGCCATGATGAAGTGGTTCATATGAAGGGCTCTTTAGTTAATAAAATGCCTGGCGGGTATGATGAAAAGTTTGCAAACCTAAGGGCACTGTTTGCCTATATGATGTCCCATCCAGGCAAAAAACTGTTATTTATGGGTGGTGAGTTTGCCCAGTTTAGCGAGTGGGACTATGCCCGAAGTTTGGATTGGCATCTGCTTGACTATCCACACCACAAAGGGGTTCAAAACCTAATAAAGGATTTGAATGCTATCTATAAAAACAACCCAGCTTTTTGGAAATACGATAACGAGAATAAGGGTTTTGAATGGATTGATGTAAACAACGCCCCTCAAAACATTATAGCTTTTTTAAGAAAAGCTGACAAAAACGAGCAAATCGTTGCTGTAATTGGTAATTTTTCGGGGAGGGTATGGAATAATTATCCCTTAAGGTTGCCCTTTGGTGGTGAGTGGGTTGAGATATTTAACAGTCAAGATGAAAAATATAACGGTTTGGGTAAAAAAAGACCTATGCATTACAAAGCTCAACTCTGCAGCGATTGTTCTAATTTTAATTACTTCATATCTGTGGATTTGCTACCTTTGAGCGTTTCATTTTTTGTGTCAGAATCTAACCCAAACTTATAG
- a CDS encoding glycogen synthase — MKVLLSSAELFGYAKAGGLADIVYGLAKSLKGLGVDVSIVVPLYGFAKDKILGEVIDLDENLKVVREKLYGLDVFFVKHSLFDRDSIYSENGKDYDDNHLRFGLLSEAVAKIAQSFSFDIVHLNDWHTALAAYYLKQTGFDGRIAFTIHNLAYQGVFEVEPEILKIDRKYFSHEYAEFYGKLNFLKVGIAFSDRVVFVSSAYLDEVLSGEFEFGLSGFIRNHSEKIIAILNGIDYDEFNPQKDRLIYKGFSKDNLRGKYFNKQKLLSELGLKSNMPLFAFIGRFTEQKGVDFLYESLNEILKLDLNFVVLGDSSVNYKEMFESIKSDRFVALYGYNEQVARRLYAASDFIVVPSVFEPCGLVQLIAFRYGSIPVVHSVGGLKQTVHPIDSNTCGVGFVYENQTKEELLDSLEEAIRLYKDKGRLSKIRKFNMGCDFGVIRTAKEYMSLYEELLGR, encoded by the coding sequence GTCTTGCTGATATTGTCTATGGCCTTGCCAAATCTTTAAAGGGTTTAGGGGTTGATGTTTCTATAGTTGTGCCACTCTATGGATTTGCCAAAGACAAGATTTTGGGTGAGGTTATTGATTTAGATGAAAATCTTAAGGTTGTTAGAGAGAAGCTCTACGGTTTAGATGTTTTTTTTGTTAAACATAGCCTATTTGATAGAGATAGTATATACTCAGAAAATGGCAAGGATTATGACGATAACCACCTGCGTTTTGGTCTATTAAGTGAAGCTGTGGCTAAGATTGCTCAAAGCTTTAGTTTTGATATTGTTCATCTGAATGACTGGCATACGGCTTTAGCAGCATATTATTTAAAACAGACCGGTTTTGATGGCAGAATTGCCTTTACTATTCACAACCTCGCCTACCAGGGAGTTTTTGAAGTTGAGCCTGAGATACTTAAGATAGATAGAAAGTATTTTAGCCATGAGTATGCAGAATTCTATGGAAAGCTAAACTTCCTCAAGGTTGGTATTGCCTTCTCTGATAGGGTTGTTTTTGTAAGTTCTGCCTATCTTGATGAGGTATTATCTGGGGAATTTGAGTTTGGACTTAGTGGTTTTATACGCAACCATTCAGAAAAGATTATAGCTATTTTAAACGGTATAGACTATGATGAGTTTAATCCTCAGAAGGATAGATTGATATATAAAGGCTTTTCTAAAGATAACCTAAGGGGTAAATATTTCAACAAGCAGAAGCTCTTGTCCGAATTGGGCTTAAAATCCAATATGCCGCTATTTGCTTTTATAGGTAGATTCACTGAACAGAAGGGTGTTGATTTTTTATATGAGAGTTTGAATGAAATTTTAAAGCTCGATTTAAATTTCGTAGTGCTTGGCGATAGTAGTGTAAATTATAAAGAGATGTTTGAATCTATTAAATCTGATCGGTTTGTGGCTCTGTATGGATATAATGAGCAAGTTGCAAGGAGATTATATGCCGCTTCTGATTTTATAGTTGTGCCTTCTGTTTTTGAACCGTGTGGTTTGGTTCAGTTGATTGCTTTCAGATATGGCTCTATTCCCGTAGTACATTCCGTAGGTGGCCTTAAACAAACAGTGCATCCTATAGATTCAAATACATGTGGAGTGGGTTTTGTGTATGAAAACCAAACAAAAGAGGAGCTTTTGGATAGCTTAGAAGAAGCGATAAGGCTTTATAAAGATAAAGGAAGACTAAGCAAGATAAGAAAATTTAATATGGGATGCGATTTTGGCGTAATTAGGACAGCAAAAGAATATATGAGCCTATATGAAGAATTACTTGGCCGTTGA